GGCGAATCCTCCATGCCAGATTATTACCCAGAATTCTTATCTCTACCTATAATGTCTGCCTATCTTCTCCTGCCTATATATTGGccattagctctttattagaccaatcaaaaGTGCCTTACGTAGATGAGGAATAACAGAGccacatcttcacacagtttacaaaaatatttttccaacatTTATCAGATGTGTAGCTAGTAAAAATGGTTTTCCATTCTGAGGCCTGAAGCTTTGTCTCAATGACAGTGTCTTTTTTCATGTGGAAGCTTCTCGGTTTCATGTGatcccatttatttattgctcATCTTTATCGCCTGTGTTGACATTGTTTCATTCAGAAAGTTTATCCTGGGCCAATGAGATCAAGGATACGccccacattctcttctatcagtttcagtgtatcaagttaatttttttgagatcttTGATACAATTGCGATTGACTTTTGTGCAGGCTAATAAGAAGAATGTATcaatttgaattcttctacatgcagatatccatGTTGATCAGCATATTTGTTGAACATGTGGtctttttcagtgtgtatttctggattctttatcaaaAAGCTTATTCCCAAAAGAGTGTGgatttatgtgtatgtcttcaattagattccattgatcaatatgtctgtcTTTGTGCCAATaccttgtttttattactacagttcTGTAGTAGAActtaaaatcagggatggtgataccctCAACAGTCATTATATTACCCAGGATTGTTTTAGCAAtgttcaggttttttttgtgtCCATATGCAACTGTGAATTGAACTTTCAAGTGCAGTGAAGATAgattttagtattttgattaagATTGCCTTGAATCTCAAAATTCAGTTGTTTTtaggtaggatggccatttttaataCAATATTCCTCCAGATCCATGAGAATGAGTGATCTCTTTAtgttctaatatcttcttaaatgAGTCAAAGGTTtcatcatacaagtctttcatttgcttggttagatgTACTCCAGATCTTTTATATTACTTCAGGTTATTGTCATGGAGCAAGTGATCTTTCACTAAATATTGTATGACCCTTGTTATGTGCATATAGGATAGCTAATGATTTCTCTGAGTTAATTTTGGATCAGGACACAtgactgaaagtgtttatcatctgtaggtGTTTTCCAGTaaaatttttagggtcacttacataattataaaattacataGAAGGAAAGATTCTTTGACATCTATTTCAATTCATAACTCCTTGATCTCCTTAACTTATCTTATTGCTCCTGCTAGCACttcaagttctatattgaatatTTATGGAGACAGTGGACAAGATTGTATTGTTCtcaattttagtggaattgcttttagTTTCTCTTCATGTAATTTCATGTTGGCTATAAGTTTGGCTCAAACTGCTTTGAATATGTTGAGAATGTCCATAATATCCATTATCTCTCCAGGACATACATAATGATAAatactggattttgtcaaaaggcTTTTCTGCATTTACAAAaataatcatgtgtttttttaagtttgtttagtTGGCACATTAATTACATTTACCGACTTATAAATGCTAAAGTGCTCTTGCACCTTCAGAATAAAGCCTGCTTGAACATAATtgatattttcttcttgtttttgtttttagactgtGTTTGCATGTACAGTATTGAGGAATTTTGCAACTATGATCACAAGGgattgtggtggcacatactcTGTCTTTTTTGGGTCTCTTTGTGGTTCTGGTATCTCGGTAACTGCTGCAGTGTAGAGCAAATTGTCAGTGAACCTTTTGTCTCTAGTTTGTAGAATAATTTaaagagtactgggattaactcttctttgaaaatccgTCAGAATTCTGTCCTAAAGCCACCTGGTCCTGAACTTAAATGTATAAAGGAATTAGTGGAACAAGGGAAATTAGTAAAGGAAGTGTGTGTGGACACTGCACGTGAGGACAGGAGGACGAAGTTAAATTTTGTGCAGACAGACAAAAAGAATCAGAGGCTATTGGACTGAATGCATTACTAGTAGCCCTGAAGTATTTAATATGTGTCAAGGCCTtgttaaggaaaataaattaagaagtGCTCTTCCAACCATTTAACCAAGAACAACCCAGATTTAAATTCTTTACCTCTCTTTCCTGGTGTCTTCTGTCAGTTTCTGTCTGCTGTATGAGTCTAAATCAGTTTCTGCCTGATTGATGAATTGTGTAtttgtctctccctgtctctgtgtgcCTCACCAAACACTTAGCACTATATTTATTGAACAGTGTGAAATTTTCACATGGAGGAAAGAATGGAGGATACTTTACAGAAAACTTTAAATGTGTTCTACAGGGTAGTAAATCACTGTATCCAATCTCACCTGCTGATGCAGATATTGAACAATGTTGTAAACATCATTGCATATAGATCTATGTACCTTTATCTGGGACATTTTCAACATGTATTATGGATATTTCTTTTATAAGGTTGCTTTCAAAGTACTTCTTCTATTCATCATTTATTcctataacatatatacataacttCACTACTTTTTGGTCAGGAGCAAAGAAGACTATGTAAtttaggattaaagatatgcagtAGCTTAGGTTTTAAAAGCTGATTACATGAGAAATCTAATGCAAGTAGGGGCAGCTGTTGCATTGATCTCTCCatttcaaaaaagatttatttatttattatataaacagtATTCTGTTTACATTTATGCCTGCAagtaagaagagggcaccagacctcactACAGATGATTGTAGGCCACcagtggttgctggaaattgaactcagggcctctggaagagcagccagtgctcttaagctctgagccatctcccagcccctgcaCTGATCTCTTTAAGCCAGTCTTAAAAAACAGGCAGAATGCACAGTAGGATAGCAGTCTAGCTCAAGTTGCATTATCTCTGGCTAGGAAGTACAACGAAACTTCTAGTCTCTTAGAAAGTAAGTGATATTTTCATAATGATGCATCCCCACAGGTGAGTGTACTTGTAACTTTACACATTGCCCTCATTGTCCCTGCTTCCTGGAATGTAAACTGTCTGGTTATCCCACCCAGAATCTCAGCTTCTGACACCACAGGAGAGATGAGTCACTTTACACTTTTAGCCTGTCCCCCTGTAATGCTCACTACTCAGTTAAAAGTTTTTCCAGTTTATTGATGGGAACAAATGTTTTCCAGAGGTGCTGTCAACTGTCTTGGCATAACTGTTATTGTCCCTTTCCGTGACATGATCCTGACATCCTCTTGGGGATGAGCTCTGAGAACATTCATCCTTCATCTTTGGGGGTTGCCATCAACTTTGTAGTTATATGAGGCTTGTAGGTCCCATTGGCCACAGAGTCCCCATCCAGCAGCCAGCTTCACAGATGCATCCTATCTGCACAGGTGAGTTGCTTTCCTTCAGACACCCAGTATGCAGAGGACAGGACAGTCTCTGGAAGTTGGACGAGAGCACTGCTCCTCTGAACTGATCCTCCTCTTTCAGAAAACAGCTGCTGCACAGGATAAATGCTCATGGTGGGAGGATCCTCGCAAGACCTGAACACATCATGATTTGATGGAGGCTGCAGGTGAGAAACAATAACCTGGATTCctactttttgtgttttttttcccccacgaAAGTGACAGTGTATTTGTCCTCAGTAATGTGGGGGTCCTGGTGACTAAAACAGTTTGTGATTGTTTTTCAGAATTCACCTgcacttggttttcttttttgaatccCAGACCCTGTTCACTGGGCTGGTAAAATATCTCCTAAATTTAGTTAGTTACAGGAGCAATTTGAGAAGGGATTGATGGCTTCTGTATATTCACACCTCAAATTCTGCTGCCCACTGGGCTTTATATGAATGCAGaatattttcccccttttaaatTGCTGTGTATAGTTGCATAGTTAGATGTTATCATTCTTTTAGAGGTCTTCTTGTTCTCTGCTTTGAAATGAGGATCAAGTGGCAAACCGATGTTTCAATAACCAAATTTCATATCTGTTGTTCTATGATTCACTGAATAAATTCAAACTCATGTTATAAAGTCCTGAGGTCCTTAATCTTTTAACTTCCCCCAGACATATATGTCCATGTAATCCAGagcttactttttatttgtttggttttgagacagcggtgtattttttttaaacatagttctggctgttctggatcttgttctgtataCCAGGcaagcctcaaattcatagagatccttgtgtctctgcctaatatgtgttggaattaaaggtatgtgtctccatTCCCAACACATACATTGCTTTTGAATCAAATAGTTATATATGTCAATTATTATTGGGCTAGCTATATTTTATGCAGTACATTGTTTATTaagctaaaaagaagaaagtccaACTTACGTAACAAGTGCTTTCTGGATCTGTTCTGTAGGTACCAGAACCATAACAGAATGAACTCTAGAGACCTGGCTGTGGGCATCTTCTTCATGTCTCAGACTGCGCTGGGAATGCTGGGGAACTTAGCCTTGCTTTGTTGTTTTATCATTGCTGACTTCTCTGGAATCAGGGCGAAGACCACAGACCAGATTATCAAACACCTGACTTGGGCCAACTTCATTGTTCTCTTCAAAGGAATCCCACAGACCATTGCTGCTTTTAGTCAGACTTACTATGTAGATTATGTTTCATGTAAACTTGTCTTATATTTTCATCGAGTTGCCAGAGGAGTATCCCTTGTGTCTACATCCCTTCTGAGTGTCTTTCAGGCCATTACCATCAGCCCCAGTAATTCTATGTGGGCACAGCTCAAAGTCAGAGCCTTGGGTATAGTTGGGCCTTCCTTGAGCTTATGCTGGACCCTCCAGCTGTCTTTGTATGCCTATGTTATGGTGTACACAACTGACATAAAGGGTGGAAGAAATAATACTAGGGTAAGATTTTTTGAATACTGTGCTGTTGTGAATCCTGGGAGACCAATCAAAACACTTACTGTAATCCTATTGACATCCAATGATGTCATGTTTTTGGGACTGATGATGTGGGCCAGTGGATACATGGTGTTCATCTTGCTCAAACACAAGCAGAGGGTCAAACACATCCACAGATCCCAGTCTCTTAGTTCATCCCCTGAGACCAGAGCCACTCAAAGGATCCTCACCCTAGTGTGCAGCTTTGTGCTCTTCTATGTAATGTCTATTGTCTTGACATCTTATCTGTCTGTCCTTGAAGGAACTGGTAAGTGGGTGTCTAATGCAGGTGTAGCCATGGCTGcatgcttcccagcattctgtcCCTTTCTGCTCCTCAGACACTACACTTCCATTTCCAGGCTCTGCTGTTCCAGTTCTTACCAGACAACATTCTGTGCATGTGATGTCAGGGAGCTCTAAAAGCTGTGCTGTCTGCATCCCCCTTTCCATGTCTCAGGGGTTAAGAAGACTGCTCATTCAGTGTgcttgggtttaattcccagaatccacatgggaCCTCAGAACTGTGAGATCCACAGTTCCAAGGGAACTATTCAGCTAGATGTCTTGGCCAGCAAGAGTCAATTAACTCTTTTGACCCTGCTTTTTCAGTGCTGACATGATAAGCATTGTGATCCTGgctgtttaaattgtttaaagtTTTGTTTCCTTAGttctcacatgcacatgtacttTGATTTTATccacccataattcttatttttaaatcccATCAGACTCTTTCTTCACCCCAACTAATTTGTGTCCTACttacatgtctttatttttaatgccccatatgatttaattaaaacttctttCATGAGCATGGGTGGAtgatcatttatttgtataaGTGTAGTTTCATCATTGAGGGATTTGACTCTCTCCCTCCAACAAGCAGGAAGTGTCTTCAACTTCCCTGATAGGGCTATGATTTTGTGAGTCCCACCTCTATCCATGGTGGGATGCTGATAAGGATGGTCTTGTGCAGGTCACCACAGCTGCTCTATGTGCATGAGTGCGTGGCATTTCCAGGAGAAAGCAGTTCACTGCAGGGCATCCTTCTACATCTTAATTATAAAAACCATTTGATTGTTTCATAAATTTACGTAGAATTTCTTAGTTACTCCAGCTCTCCATTCTACTCTTACATCCCACTCCCTTTGCGAGTGAAAGTGTTCTTTCCCTCCTACTTTTGTGTCCTACTTTGTGTGTGGCTCACAGTGTTTAATTAGAGTTTGCCAGAACATTGTTTTTTGAGGTTATTTACTTGGAGCAGGGGCAAATTATTACTGGCTATGTCACTGAAGAAAGCACATCTTCCTGCACCCCTTTGAACTGTTAAGGTTAATCATCCCTCAGAGAAGACTAGGTCCTTGTAGGAAACCCTCTcatccatgatgaaatgttgaaGTTCCCAGGCACAGAAAAGTTTGCCTGAATAAATGGTGTATTTATAGATTTCAGGGTGCTAGAAACAAATTGTGAAGGTGTGGAATGACTTTAAGGAACAGGGATAATAAAACATAGGTGATACAAAAATTGTAGAAATTGTAGGGGAAATTTGGGTTGTTAAAGGTTATGCAATCATGGAGGTTGCAGTTTGTACAAATATAAATATCACGAGGCAGTTTGTTCCCATGTCAAGTTAGCAAAACAATTGCTCTAAGTTCCTTAACTTATGGTTAAGTTCATAAGAAGGCCTATTTTCATGATGGGGAATcctacagagaaaaccaaaccaaactagtgggaactcatgaaattcagATCAACACCTGTGCATcctccatgggattggactaggccctctgcataaacgagacagttatgtagcttgatctgattAAACGGCCCCCTGAAAGTAGGATCAGCATCCATCCGTGGTGCATGAGTTGGATTTTTTAGCACTCACTacctatggtgtgacaccttgcacagccttgaggcgggggaggggcttggacctgcctctactgaatgtaccagttgtaggagggaatgggatgtgggtgggtgggggaaggctggaggatggggaggaaggaagagaggcatctgtgtttggtatgtaaaatgaataatgataattcttaacaaataaaaacagacccCCATGTTACaaattttctctctttaaagatgtatttatttgttatgcacacagtgttcttcatgtgtgtatgcctgcatgccaaaagagggcacctaATGTCATTACATATGGTTGTAATCACTCATGTACttgctaggatttgaactcaggatctctgcaaGAAGAGTGAGTTCTAAAcattgagctatctttccaggtcctaaattatgattttatttcatttatctttattaagaatttttctattcactctacataccacccacagattctaTTTCCTCCCATGTCTCACCTCCTAGCCCTCCCTCACAAGCCACTCTACATCCTCACATCCCCAAAAaatcaaggtttcccatggggagtcaacagagccggcgcagaacctaggcaggtccaagccccttcccattgcaccaaggcatcacaaggtatcacaccacaggcactgggctcctaaaagcctgcccatgcaccacaGATGGCTCCCGATCCCCCTGTCTGGATGCCctccaaacagttcgagccaaactaCTATTTTCTGTATCCAGTCCCACTGGGTCTACACCGTTAATGGGTTTACaccagtgtggccagtcatctctgcaatTCTTACCATAATGATCTCGATGTCTCCCACCTGAagaatttctcctctctctcatccattgTATTCCCAGAGCTCATGAcctgtccagcaggccaggttattcgagggtcttgAGGAGGggacacctgtgaatcaatggggggtgagagggaaaggagaccaagcgcgtgaagaaagacaaagcagtctgagttgcgtcaaggcctcactttattgactggtgttagagcttataaacagggcttcaggtagggagggggagcaggagtgaggagaggacaaagaaaattcctaaggagggtcagcaggaggtcgctttggtcccaggcccctgcagctagctgatttaaagaggtttatttaatcctacattcctaggttagactaaaagcctcttatttacacgaggcttgataaatcgtggcaggtaacacaaggttcaagacacagctgtccagagtcggtctccaacatttcctcctcttttctcaaaaatggaccaagtccatgtgatggGGGTtgtggaggtccgagagagcctctgtcttaggctatacagggggactcccacgcatggcaggtgccatgttgagccggtctcaacgCCCTCAGTacactgttgtctcctgcgtgggccctgtactattcccgtcattgagtactctctagcaagaccgtggggacgttagggctttaggacactgaatctgagtccttgatggggctcctggccggCCTCctcggaatctactctgtgataatgaatcgagacgtgtcgtggtaaggccgaatcaatctgatttttgataaacagagtcaactgctgaaaggcccagggaccaaaggtaatgagaaggagaaggaaaataatcaggggtccaggagggtggggatcagggtagaaagccaaggggattctttaaagcttttgtaAAGAagagcaaaccctgctcctaagagcaagagccgcatcttactgaagccccataaaggctaataaaggaaaaacccacaagattacaattcccatacaatttcgtttcacaagatcatggtctgggtacagagtgatcacagatgggtaatttgcatcaacaggtacatttttcctgaaacctcaagggaggggtatcaaggcgggagtggagtttacacaaaggtcacagtggtccttcctggaacacctgcaactatcccagtcacagttgagcacatctcttagcagaaatctctttacattgttatatggttgcaggggagattgaacaatggctaagtcaggttgctctagatttttagtttctcatttcttggtgcttgaagttttctcttttcctgaggcttgggggtgtaagcctgaagggctagggtctttcactcccccatttctttttggcaaattttaatcttaaaattatggtattacatttggtacctcatggcctattttagtaactcatggcctgtaatggccatgcatagttcatgtataattagccatctggtctctatgccagggagttttcttttgacccagcatttcagcctttttagaacaaggaaaatgggacgatgtattctcttctggaactgcttcaagctggcattggggtgtcattatcagggcccctcccccaaaaggctgaaaatctggtcaaagactgggcagggggcattcgtcagtagcatgtagctgcctgacaccatagtgacagagaagaatcatgttagctgggctggtccacgttagcctttagcacgtcggagtccacagtcatctggagtggtggagtcagcaactgaaacttggaggtgtctgacagccaagtagaaatctgttgagacagatttaaactaggaacagaggttaaaatttgtgaacttatttggaacccttaggtttatacccttagtaataggaaaagcactaatcccaagaccatgagagaggaaaaataccatctttaggaatacttatctgggttctttcaacctctgtggagtgggtctatgtttttatgactcttttgatcctttgaggcctttttgcagaatgacataaaagttttagatacattagtattaccaatctgtactccatattgtagacaaagcagataatgggtatctgtaaaacaacagaagtagacttatacctttgagttccaacaagaactacagatttgggcattacttttgtccagaaagccaggtataaattggacagagatttttggcctggtgagaagcacttttaggtttacatttagacatatctagatcacatctaaaacaaatccaaaatgttgagcttgtgactgaacagtaagtggtcattgctctatcagctcatcagtgctcctaaatgttaagctctgaaccatagaacaggagagtaatctgaaacatatcttattttagactcatacccgaacctttatgatttatttaaatttttacatcttagaacattttcttttaaagtgagctaaaaggctagctatggccttgcagaaggatctggctGATggtgccatgctgacaaagttagagctagccatcagtactatcagaaatctgagaaggatatactatatctgagtgcagaccaagaagcttccaatcctataaatcacagtgatcaatccctacccaggtctctatagcgttggaggtaccagtcagaacaacatcaatcttctaccaccatcaagcccataaggcagagtaccttttctgtggaatagggacacggaagactgacagtgtcctactacttgtccatagtctgggctgggtcctggaggcaggcgttgcattggggcatcttgccctgtggtcagtgttgttcacaattcaggtggcatcttttgtcattccatatcttctttggagaccttgggagtcattgttAGGAGCTGgtgagctgggagtctctgtttccgatagtaagtttttaatcaaataatttaaatgtcatattcatcagatcattgacaggtttgaggaccattatctattaaatgtatctgagccaaacaaatctaggcctaatcttaaaaatatctctaagtttggtaataatgaccaggctaatttgttttcctatagatatattagtcaaatatacctctcagtttgtttttgtttaaatagaaccgtttatgctttaaactagtatctggatagccagatgactagtattaacttgtattccttaacacaaagaacatgcaaactcagacattcaaaaccaaacacacatgtggccacattttcattcatacctgcagaatagacagacatttttaaaactatgaccctttggagtctccatgtaacagcagaatagcaagagaaagaaatctgaaacatgtttacttaaactttaaagttagaccttaaagtttcattatatttttttaaactgtcatgacatgcttaagcctttaaatttttatatcttaaactgcttcctcaagtcaaaaattcatttatttaaacttttattttaaccaacaataatttgaaaccaattttcttaaatgatggcaagtatttgtaacacattcaa
The nucleotide sequence above comes from Peromyscus maniculatus bairdii isolate BWxNUB_F1_BW_parent chromosome 1, HU_Pman_BW_mat_3.1, whole genome shotgun sequence. Encoded proteins:
- the LOC143273950 gene encoding vomeronasal type-1 receptor 4-like, giving the protein MNSRDLAVGIFFMSQTALGMLGNLALLCCFIIADFSGIRAKTTDQIIKHLTWANFIVLFKGIPQTIAAFSQTYYVDYVSCKLVLYFHRVARGVSLVSTSLLSVFQAITISPSNSMWAQLKVRALGIVGPSLSLCWTLQLSLYAYVMVYTTDIKGGRNNTRVRFFEYCAVVNPGRPIKTLTVILLTSNDVMFLGLMMWASGYMVFILLKHKQRVKHIHRSQSLSSSPETRATQRILTLVCSFVLFYVMSIVLTSYLSVLEGTGKWVSNAGVAMAACFPAFCPFLLLRHYTSISRLCCSSSYQTTFCACDVREL